From one Xiphophorus hellerii strain 12219 chromosome 18, Xiphophorus_hellerii-4.1, whole genome shotgun sequence genomic stretch:
- the LOC116708177 gene encoding extracellular calcium-sensing receptor-like, with protein sequence MVALFVRYFLMNFYQFMIYSSLFFPESSFLSSSCKLLRTFYLNGLHKPGDVILGGLFEVHYSSVFPEQTFTSAPHPPSCQGFETLGFRHAMTMAFAVEEINKNPDLLPNLTLGYSLYDNCATLSIGFSAALAMASGQEEQFSIQESCSGTPPVVGIVGDPFSTFSIAASDVLGLYRLPMVSYFATCSCLSDRQRFPSFFRTIPSDAFQVRAMIQILKHFGWTWAGLLVSDDDYGLHVSRSFQTNLTRSGGGCLAYTEVLPWGDNPREYKRVVDVMAKSTARVVIVFAHQMHMIQLMEQVVKQNVTGLQWVASEAWTLLEGLQISAFTSFLGGTLGIAVRRGEIPGLRDFLLRIHPDQHNISENSMVKQFWEHTFQCKFLLPAAGLAEDAGVQCTGREDLNSVTTDLLNVSELRPEYNIYKAVYALAHALHDMLSCIPGRGPFRGNKCASLQTLELWQLMHYLERVNFTTPFGDQVTFDENGDALPIYDIMNWIWLPDGTIKVQSVGEVQRSASREEELTIDEVKIFWNFESKKPPRSVCSDSCPPGTHMVRRKGEPLCCFYCVPCSEGKVSNKTDSLECFNCPEDFWSSPQRDHCIPKKTEFLSYQEPLGICLTVTSLLGTSVCAVVLGIFTYHRTTPIVRANNSELSFLLLVSLKLCFLCSLLFIGRPRLWTCQLRHAVFGISFVLCVSCILVRTMVVLAVFKASKPGGGTYLKWFGAVQQRGTVFALTCIQVAICTAWIVTASPAPHKNTQYHNDKIVYECVVGSIIGFSALLGYISVLAILSFVLAFLARNLPDNFNEAKLITFSMLIFCSVWVAFVPAYINSPGKYADAVEVFAILASSFGLLVALFGPKCYIILLRPERNTKKAIMGHRTTKC encoded by the exons ATGGTGGCTTTATTTGTTAGATATTTCCTCATGAACTTCTATCAGTTCATGATTTATTCCTCCCTTTTCTTCCCGGagtcttcctttctttcctcgTCCTGTAAGCTGCTGAGAACGTTTTACCTCAATGGTCTGCACAAGCCTGGCGACGTGATCCTGGGCGGGCTGTTCGAGGTCCACTACAGCTCCGTCTTTCCTGAGCAGACCTTCACCTCAGCGCCACATCCGCCCAGCTGCCAGGG gtttgaaaCTCTAGGGTTCAGACATGCTATGACTATGGCTTTTGCCGTTGAGGAGATCAACAAGAACCCCGATCTGCTGCCAAACCTGACCCTGGGATACAGCCTTTATGATAACTGTGCCACTCTTAGCATTGGGTTCAGCGCTGCCTTGGCAATGGCCAGCGGGCAGGAGGAGCAGTTTTCGATTCAAGAGAGCTGTTCAGGAACCCCTCCAGTTGTGGGAATTGTTGGTGATCCTTTTTCCACGTTTTCTATAGCTGCCTCAGACGTTTTAGGTTTGTACAGGCTGCCTATG GTGAGTTATTTTGCCACGTGTTCTTGCCTAAGCGATCGCCAGCGTTTTCCATCTTTCTTCAGAACAATCCCAAGTGACGCTTTCCAG GTCCGTGCCATGATTCAGATTCTGAAGCACTTTGGCTGGACCTGGGCGGGCCTCCTGGTCAGTGACGACGACTATGGCCTTCATGTTTCCAGATCATTCCAAACTAACCTGACTCGATCGGGCGGCGGCTGTCTGGCGTACACGGAGGTTTTACCGTGGGGAGACAATCCGAGGGAATATAAAAGGGTCGTTGATGTTATGGCAAAGTCCACGGCACGCGTAGTGATTGTGTTTGCACATCAGATGCACATGATCCAACTCATGGAACAG GTGGTGAAGCAGAATGTGACAGGGCTGCAGTGGGTTGCCAGCGAGGCCTGGACGTTACTGGAAGGCCTCCAGATCTCTGCTTTCACGTCGTTTCTTGGTGGAACTCTGGGCATCGCTGTCCGTCGCGGAGAAATACCAGGACTCAGAGACTTCCTGCTGAGAATTCATCCTGACCAGCACAACATCTCAGAAAATAGCATG GTGAAGCAGTTTTGGGAGCACACGTTTCAGTGCAAGTTTCTGCTGCCTGCAGCAGGTTTGGCAGAAGACGCTGGAGTGCAATGCACCGGACGAGAAGACCTGAACAGTGTGACTACTGACCTGCTAAATGTGTCAGAACTCAGGCCTGAGTATAATATTTACAAAGCTGTGTACGCGCTGGCACATGCTCTTCATGACATGCTGAGCTGCATCCCAGGGCGAGGGCCTTTCAGAGGGAACAAATGTGCGTCTTTGCAAACATTAGAGCTCTGGCAG CTAATGCACTACCTGGAACGGGTCAACTTCACCACACCGTTTGGTGACCAAGTCACGTTCGATGAAAACGGCGACGCATTACCAATATACGATATCATGAACTGGATTTGGCTGCCCGACGGAACAATTAAAGTTCAGAGTGTCGGGGAGGTTCAGAGGTCTGCGTCCAGAGAGGAAGAACTCACAATTGATGAAGTCAAAATCTTCTGGAACTTTGAATCTAAAAAA CCGCCCAGGTCTGTGTGCAGTGACAGCTGCCCCCCTGGAACGCATATGGTGAGGAGGAAAGGAGAGCCTCTgtgctgtttttattgtgtcCCGTGCTCTGAAGGAAAGGTCAGCAACAAAACTG ACTCCTTGGAGTGCTTTAATTGTCCTGAGGATTTCTGGTCCAGCCCCCAACGAGATCACTGCATTCCTAAGAAAACTGAGTTCCTCTCCTATCAGGAACCTCTGGGTATCTGTTTGACAGTGACCTCGTTGCTGGGAACGTCAGTCTGCGCCGTCGTTCTGGGGATCTTCACCTACCATCGCACCACACCCATTGTACGAGCCAACAATTCAGAACTCAGCTTCCTGCTCCTGGTGTCGCTCAAGCTGTGCTTCCTGTGTTCGCTGCTGTTCATCGGACGACCCAGGCTGTGGACATGCCAGCTGAGACACGCTGTATTTGGGATCAGCTTTGTGCTTTGTGTGTCCTGCATCCTGGTGAGAACCATGGTGGTTCTGGCTGTGTTCAAAGCCTCTAAACCAGGAGGTGGCACCTATCTAAAGTGGTTTGGTGCTGTGCAGCAAAGAGGAACGGTTTTTGCTCTCACTTGCATTCAGGTAGCAATTTGCACCGCATGGATTGTCACCGCGTCACCGGCACCTCATAAAAACACTCAGTACCACAATGACAAGATTGTTTATGAGTGTGTCGTTGGGTCCATAATTGGTTTCAGCGCTTTACTGGGTTATATCAGTGTACTCGCCATCCTTAGCTTTGTGTTAGCATTTTTGGCGAGAAATCTTCCCGACAACTTCAACGAGGCCAAACTCATCACGTTCAGCATGCTGATCTTCTGTTCTGTGTGGGTGGCCTTTGTTCCTGCTTATATCAACTCTCCGGGCAAATACGCAGACGCAGTGGAGGTGTTCGCCATCCTTGCTTCCAGTTTTGGCCTTTTGGTGGCGCTGTTTGGACCTAAATGTTACATAATTCTGCTGAGAccagaaagaaacacaaagaaagccATCATGGGTCATAGAACTACAAAATGTTAA
- the LOC116707999 gene encoding extracellular calcium-sensing receptor-like, whose amino-acid sequence MAFAVEEINKNPVLLPNLTLGYSLYDNCATLSIGFSAALAMASGQEEQFSIQESCSGTPPVVGIVGDPFSTFSIAASDVLGLYRLPMVSYFATCSCLSDRQRFPSFFRTIPSDAFQVRAMIQILKHFGWTWAGLLVSDDDYGLHVSRSFQTDLTRSGGGCLAYTEVLPWGDNPGEYKRVVDVMAKSTARVVIVFAHKMHMIQLMEQVVKQNVTGLQWVASEAWTLLEGLQISAFMPFLGGTLGIAVRHGEIPALRDFLLRIHPDQHNISENSMVKQFWEHTFQCKFPLPAAGLAEDVGAQCTGREDLNSVTTDLLNVSELRLEYNIYKAVYALAHALHDMLSCIPGRGPFRGNKCASLQTLELWQLMHYLERVNFTTPFGDQVMFDENGDALPIYDIMNWIWLPDGTIKVQSVGEVQRSASREEELTIDEVKIFWNFESKKPPRSVCSDSCPPGTHMVRRKGEPLCCFYCVPCSEGKVSNKTDSLECFNCPEDFWSSPQRDHCIPKKTEFLSYQEPLGICLTVTSLLGMSICAVVLGIFTYHRTTPIVRANNSELSFLLLVSLKLCFLCSLLFIGRPRLWTCQLRHAVFGISFVLCVSCILVRTMVVLAVFKASKPGGGTYLKWFGAVQQRGTVFALTCIQVAICTAWIVTASPTPHKNTQYHNDKIVYECVVGSIIGFSALLGYISVLAVLSFVLAFLARNLPDNFNEAKLITFSMLIFCAVWVAFVPAYINSPGKYADAVEVFAILASSFGLLVALFGPKCYITLFRPERNTKKAIMGHRTTKC is encoded by the exons ATGGCTTTTGCCGTTGAGGAAATCAACAAGAACCCCGTTCTGCTGCCAAACCTGACCCTGGGATACAGCCTTTATGATAACTGTGCCACTCTTAGCATTGGGTTCAGTGCTGCCTTGGCAATGGCCAGCGGGCAGGAGGAGCAGTTTTCGATTCAAGAGAGCTGTTCAGGAACCCCTCCAGTTGTGGGAATTGTTGGTGATCCTTTTTCCACGTTTTCTATAGCTGCCTCAGACGTTTTAGGTTTGTACAGGCTGCCTATG GTGAGTTATTTTGCCACGTGTTCTTGCCTAAGCGATCGCCAGCGTTTTCCATCTTTCTTCAGAACAATCCCAAGTGACGCTTTCCAG GTCCGTGCCATGATTCAGATTCTGAAGCACTTTGGCTGGACCTGGGCGGGCCTCCTGGTCAGTGACGACGACTATGGCCTTCATGTTTCCAGATCATTCCAAACTGACCTGACTCGATCGGGCGGCGGCTGTCTGGCGTACACGGAGGTTTTACCGTGGGGAGACAATCCGGGGGAATATAAAAGGGTCGTTGATGTTATGGCAAAGTCCACGGCACGCGTAGTGATTGTGTTTGCACATAAGATGCACATGATCCAACTCATGGAACAG GTGGTGAAGCAGAATGTGACAGGGCTGCAGTGGGTTGCCAGCGAGGCCTGGACGTTACTGGAAGGCCTCCAGATCTCTGCTTTCATGCCGTTTCTTGGTGGAACTCTGGGGATCGCTGTCCGTCACGGAGAAATACCAGCACTCAGAGACTTCCTGCTGAGAATTCATCCTGACCAGCACAACATCTCTGAAAATAGCATG GTGAAGCAGTTTTGGGAGCACACGTTTCAGTGCAAGTTTCCGCTGCCTGCAGCAGGTTTGGCAGAAGACGTTGGAGCTCAATGCACTGGACGAGAAGACCTGAACAGTGTGACTACTGACCTGCTGAATGTGTCAGAACTCAGGCTTGAGTATAATATTTACAAAGCTGTGTACGCGCTGGCACACGCTCTTCATGACATGCTGAGCTGCATCCCAGGGCGAGGGCCTTTCAGAGGGAACAAATGTGCGTCTTTGCAAACATTAGAGCTCTGGCAG ctAATGCACTACCTGGAACGGGTCAACTTCACCACACCGTTTGGTGACCAAGTCATGTTCGATGAAAACGGCGACGCATTACCAATATACGATATCATGAACTGGATTTGGCTGCCCGACGGAACAATTAAAGTTCAGAGTGTCGGGGAGGTTCAGAGGTCTGCGTCCAGAGAGGAAGAACTCACAATTGATGAAGTCAAAATCTTCTGGAACTTTGAATCTAAAAAA CCGCCCAGGTCTGTGTGCAGTGACAGCTGCCCCCCTGGAACGCATATGGTGAGGAGGAAAGGAGAGCCTCTgtgctgtttttattgtgtcCCGTGCTCTGAAGGAAAGGTCAGCAACAAAACTG ACTCCTTGGAGTGCTTTAATTGTCCTGAGGATTTCTGGTCCAGCCCCCAACGAGATCACTGCATTCCTAAGAAAACTGAGTTCCTCTCCTATCAGGAACCTCTGGGTATCTGTTTGACAGTGACCTCGTTGCTGGGAATGTCAATCTGCGCCGTCGTTCTGGGGATCTTCACCTACCATCGCACCACACCCATTGTACGAGCCAACAATTCAGAGCTGAGCTTCCTGCTCCTGGTGTCGCTCAAGCTGTGCTTCCTGTGTTCGCTGCTGTTCATCGGACGACCCAGGCTGTGGACATGCCAGCTGAGACATGCTGTATTTGGGATCAGCTTTGTGCTTTGTGTGTCCTGCATCCTGGTGAGAACCATGGTGGTTCTGGCTGTGTTCAAAGCCTCTAAACCAGGAGGTGGCACCTATCTAAAGTGGTTTGGTGCTGTGCAGCAAAGAGGAACGGTTTTTGCTCTCACTTGCATTCAGGTAGCAATTTGCACCGCATGGATTGTCACCGCGTCACCAACACCTCATAAAAACACTCAGTACCACAATGACAAGATTGTTTATGAGTGTGTCGTTGGGTCCATAATTGGTTTCAGCGCTTTACTGGGTTATATCAGTGTACTCGCCGTCCTTAGCTTTGTGTTAGCATTTTTGGCACGAAATCTTCCCGACAACTTCAACGAGGCCAAACTCATCACGTTCAGCATGCTGATCTTCTGTGCTGTGTGGGTGGCCTTTGTTCCTGCTTATATCAACTCTCCGGGCAAATACGCAGATGCAGTGGAGGTGTTCGCCATCCTGGCTTCCAGTTTTGGCCTTTTGGTGGCGCTGTTTGGACCTAAATGTTACATAACTCTATTCAGAccagaaagaaacacaaagaaagccATCATGGGTCATAGAACTACAAAATGTTAA
- the LOC116708178 gene encoding extracellular calcium-sensing receptor-like, translating to MEALLKSLMPLFVILMLFFDIDYSQASSILPSCTLRRRFHLNGMHKSGDVILGGLFEVHYTSVFPELTFTSEPSEHICQGFDPPGFRHAMTMAFAIEEINKNPTLLPNVTLGYSLYDNCATLVIGFSAALSLASGQEEQFLPQEKCSGGPPVLGIVGDSFSTFSIATSDVIGLFRLPIVSYFATCSCLSDRQRFPSFFRTIPSDTFQVHAMLQILKRFGWMWAGLLVSDDDYGLHVAQSFQSELTQSGLGCLAYTEILPWGENPSELRRIVEGMKKSTARVVIVFAHQINMIQLMEEVMKQNVTGLQWMASEAWASAAVLQTPRLMPYLGGTLGIAIRRGDILGLRDFLLSTQPGNSSNNQNTMIRQFWEHTFQCRFAPPPADWLEAGGALCSGEEDLESAQTEFLDVSNLRPEYNIYKAVYALAYALDEMLQCQAGRGPFSGHSCASLQKLEAWQLMYYLEKVNFTIPFGDHVSFDENGDALPIYDIMNWLWLPDGGVQVLNVGVVKKTASGVEELILNEEKIFWNFNNNQPPRSVCSETCNPGTRMARKKGQPVCCFDCVPCSEGKISNKTNSVECFSCPEDFWSSPRRDHCILKTTEFLSYHEPLGVCLTTASLLGTCICTAVLGIFTYHRSTPMVRANNSELSFLILVSLKLCFLCSLLFIGRPKLWTCQLRHAAFGISFVLCVSCILVKTIVVLAVFKASKPGGGTYLKWFGAVQQRGTVFALTCVQAAICTVWIVTASPAPHKNTQYHNDKIVYECVVGSTVGFAVLLGYVGLLAIISFLLAFLGRNLPDNFNEAKLITFSMLIFCAVWVAFVPAYINSPGKYADAVEVFAILASSFGLLVALFGPKCYVILLRPERNTKKAIMSRGTAK from the exons ATGGAGGCGCTTCTGAAGTCATTAATGCCCTTGTTTGTCATATTGATGTTGTTCTTCGACATTGATTATTCACAAGCTTCATCCATTTTACCATCTTGCACATTAAGAAGACGGTTTCATCTTAATGGCATGCACAAATCCGGTGACGTGATTCTGGGTGGACTGTTTGAGGTTCACTACACTTCTGTGTTCCCCGAGCTAACGTTCACCTCAGAGCCAAGTGAGCACATCTGCCAAGG CTTTGACCCTCCAGGGTTCAGACATGCCATGACCATGGCATTTGCCATTGAGGAAATTAACAAAAACCCAACTCTGCTCCCCAATGTGACTTTGGGATATAGCCTTTATGACAACTGTGCCACACTGGTAATTGGATTCAGTGCGGCATTGTCACTGGCCAGTGGTCAAGAGGAACAGTTTCTTCCTCAGGAGAAATGTTCAGGAGGCCCTCCAGTCCTCGGCATAGTCGGCGATTCTTTTTCAACGTTTTCCATCGCCACGTCCGATGTGATAGGCTTATTCAGACTTCCCATC GTGAGCTACTTTGCCACGTGTTCTTGCCTAAGTGATCGCCAGAGGTTTCCGTCCTTTTTTAGGACAATCCCGAGTGATACTTTTCAG GTGCATGCAATGCTTCAGATTTTAAAACGCTTTGGCTGGATGTGGGCTGGTCTGCTGGTCAGTGACGACGACTATGGGCTCCATGTTGCCCAGTCCTTCCAGTCGGAGCTGACTCAATCTGGACTGGGTTGTCTTGCATACACTGAGATTTTACCGTGGGGTGAAAACCCATCTGAGCTACGGAGAATCGTGGAAGGAATGAAAAAATCCACAGCTCGCGTGGTTATCGTGTTTGCCCATCAGATCAATATGATTCAGCTGATGGAAGAG GTTATGAAGCAGAACGTGACAGGGCTCCAGTGGATGGCGAGTGAAGCCTGGGCATCAGCGGCTGTGCTCCAAACCCCCCGTCTCATGCCGTACCTGGGTGGCACGCTGGGCATTGCAATCCGTCGAGGAGACATTTTAGGACTTAGAGATTTCCTCCTGAGCACACAGCCTGGGAATAGCAGCAACAATCAGAACACTATG ATAAGGCAGTTTTGGGAACATACATTTCAGTGTAGATTTGCTCCCCCTCCAGCAGACTGGCTAGAAGCTGGGGGAGCATTATGCTCTGGTGAAGAAGATTTGGAGAGTGCGCAGACTGAGTTTCTGGATGTTTCTAACCTCAGGCCTGAATATAACATTTACAAGGCCGTGTATGCTCTGGCATATGCCCTCGATGAGATGCTGCAGTGTCAGGCAGGGAGAGGCCCTTTCAGCGGGCACAGCTGTGCCTCTCTGCAAAAACTGGAGGCTTGGCAG CTAATGTATTACTTGGAAAAAGTCAACTTTACCATTCCCTTTGGGGATCATGTGTCATTTGATGAGAACGGTGATGCTCTGCCGATATACGACATCATGAACTGGCTGTGGCTCCCTGACGGTGGAGTTCAAGTACTGAATGTGGGCGTTGTTAAGAAGACAGCTTCTGGTGTTGAAGAACTCATtcttaatgaagaaaaaatctTCTGGAACTTCAACAATAATCAG CCTCCTCGGTCGGTGTGCAGTGAGACCTGTAATCCTGGGACTCGCATGGCGAGGAAGAAGGGGCAACCTGTGTGCTGTTTTGATTGCGTTCCTTGTTCTGAAGGAAAGatcagcaacaaaacaa aCTCTGTAGAGTGCTTCAGCTGTCCAGAGGATTTCTGGTCAAGCCCCCGCCGTGATCACTGCATTCTTAAGACAACAGAGTTCCTCTCCTACCACGAACCTCTGGGTGTCTGCTTGACTACAGCTTCGTTGCTGGGAACATGCATCTGCACTGCGGTTTTAGGGATCTTCACCTATCACCGCAGCACTCCCATGGTACGCGCCAACAATTCAGAGCTGAGCTTTCTGATTTTGGTGTCGCTCAAGCTGTGCTTCCTGTGTTCGCTGCTGTTCATCGGACGACCAAAACTGTGGACATGCCAGCTGAGACACGCAGCGTTTGGGATCAGCTTTGTGCTTTGTGTGTCCTGCATCCTGGTTAAAACCATAGTGGTTCTGGCTGTGTTCAAAGCCTCCAAGCCAGGAGGTGGCACCTATCTAAAGTGGTTTGGTGCTGTACAGCAAAGAGGAACGGTTTTTGCGCTCACATGCGTTCAAGCAGCAATTTGCACTGTGTGGATTGTGACTGCCTCACCGGCACCTCATAAAAACACTCAGTACCACAATGACAAGATCGTTTATGAGTGTGTTGTTGGGTCCACGGTTGGTTTTGCAGTGTTATTGGGGTATGTTGGCTTACTGGCAATCATCAGTTTCCTGTTAGCATTCCTGGGAAGGAATCTACCGGACAACTTTAACGAGGCCAAACTCATCACGTTCAGCATGCTGATCTTCTGTGCTGTGTGGGTGGCCTTTGTTCCTGCTTATATCAACTCTCCGGGCAAATATGCAGATGCAGTGGAGGTGTTCGCCATCCTGGCCTCCAGCTTTGGCCTTTTGGTGGCGCTGTTTGGACCTAAATGTTATGTAATCTTGCTGAGACCTGAAAGAAACACCAAGAAAGCCATCATGAGTCGAGGAACTGCAAAATGA
- the LOC116708179 gene encoding extracellular calcium-sensing receptor-like gives MEISLLLVSLRLALGLSEGGSDRVRTLASPIKCSLQGSNRLPAFTMNGDFVVGGAFSIHYKELTRTHNYTTVPEPPSCARGINSRELRFSRTMIFAIEEINNSTELLPGVKLGYQIHDSCASVPMAMHAAFHLSNGQDAVFETGHNCSSSGVVMAVVGESGSTPSISISRILGPFNIPLVSHFATCACLSDKDQYPTFFRTIPSDQFQADALAKLVKHFGWTWIGAVHSDSDYGNNGMASFLEVALREGICVEYIESFYRTDPTSKIQGVADAIRRSTAVVVVAFVAAGDMKFLLEELARNPPPPRQWIGSESWVTDPLLMRFSFCAGAIGVAIQQSVIPGLRDFLLDLSPSEVSASPVLTEFWEDAFNCSLTTSTTVRGKLCDGTEDLKSLNNLYTETSKYRITNMVYKAVYAIAQAVHNAVCEEKKSTAQCDKHIRLEPKQIFTELKNVNFSQNGYHVSFDAKGDPLAFYELVNWQKTESGVNELITVGYYDASLPKGQEFHIYKNLTWMEGRVQVPVSVCSESCPPGTRKVLQKGKPICCYDCIPCPEGEISNMTDAPDCIPCPSEFWPNSDNTACFPKAVEFLSFDEVLGIILEIFSISGACLAIITTVIFFHHRTTPIVRANNSELSFLLLFSLTLCFLCSLTFIGAPSEWSCMLRHTAFGITFVLCISCVLGKTIVVLMAFKATLPGNNVMKWFGPLQQRMTVVSFTFIQVIICIIWLVVSPPFPVKNLTTYKEKIILECALGSAVGFWAVLGYIGLLAVFCFVLAVLARKLPDNFNEAKMITFSMLIFCAVWITFIPAYVSSPGKFTVAVEIFAILASSFGLILCIFAPKCFIILFQPEKNTKKYLMNKN, from the exons ATGGAGATCTCATTGTTGCTTGTGAGCCTCAGACTGGCTCTGGGTCTGTCTGAGGGTGGATCAGATCGGGTCAGAACCCTGGCTTCACCCATAAAATGTAGCCTGCAGGGTTCAAATCGTCTGCCTGCATTCACAATGAACGGGGACTTCGTCGTTGGAGGAGCTTTTTCAATTCACTACAAGGAGCTCACGAGGACTCACAACTACACCACTGTGCCTGAACCGCCTAGCTGTGCAAGGGG CATCAACAGTCGAGAACTGCGCTTCTCTCGCACAATGATCTTTGCAATCGAGGAGATTAACAACAGCACAGAACTGCTGCCAGGAGTCAAACTCGGTTATCAGATCCACGATTCGTGCGCCTCCGTGCCCATGGCCATGCATGCAGCATTTCACCTGTCAAATGGGCAAGATGCTGTGTTTGAGACAGGCCATAATTGTTCTTCGTCTGGTGTAGTAATGGCTGTTGTTGGTGAGTCTGGTTCCACCCCATCCATTAGTATTTCTCGTATTTTGGGGCCCTTCAACATACCTCTG GTGAGCCACTTTGCCACTTGTGCCTGCCTGTCAGATAAAGATCAGTACCCAACATTTTTCAGGACAATCCCCAGTGATCAGTTTCAAGCCGATGCACTGGCCAAGCTGGTGAAACACTTTGGTTGGACTTGGATAGGAGCCGTCCACTCGGACTCGGATTATGGAAACAATGGCATGGCCTCTTTTCTTGAAGTAGCACTCAGAGAGGGGATCTGTGTGGAGTACATTGAGTCTTTCTATCGGACCGATCCAACCAGCAAGATTCAAGGAGTAGCTGATGCCATCCGCAG GTCAACAGCGGTGGTTGTTGTCGCATTTGTAGCTGCTGGCGATATGAAATTTCTCTTAGAGGAGCTGGCCCGAAATCCTCCTCCACCTCGTCAGTGGATCGGGAGTGAGTCTTGGGTAACAGATCCACTCTTGATGAGATTCAGTTTCTGTGCGGGAGCCATTGGAGTTGCTATTCAGCAGTCTGTCATCCCAGGTCTGAGAGATTTCCTCCTGGATCTCTCTCCCTCTGAAGTGTCTGCCTCTCCAGTTCTTACTGAATTCTGGGAGGATGCGTTCAACTGCAGCCTGACAACAA GTACAACAGTAAGGGGCAAACTTTGCGATGGAACTGAAGACCTAAAATCTCTAAATAATCTCTATACTGAAACATCCAAGTACAGAATCACCAACATGGTGTACAAAGCTGTTTATGCCATAGCACAAGCTGTTCACAACGCAgtgtgtgaggaaaaaaagtcaacCGCTCAGTGTGACAAACACATTAGATTGGAGCCCAAACAG ATTTTCACTGAATTAAAGAACGTCAACTTTTCCCAGAATGGCTATCATGTATCGTTTGATGCTAAAGGAGATCCTCTAGCCTTTTATGAGCTGGTCAACTGGCAGAAGACTGAGAGTGGAGTCAATGAGCTGATAACTGTGGGATACTATGATGCATCACTGCCTAAAGGCCAGGAGTTTCACATTTACAAGAATTTAACCTGGATGGAAGGAAGAGTACAA GTTCCAGTGTCAGTTTGCTCAGAGAGTTGTCCTCCAGGAACTCGTAAAGTGTTGCAGAAAGGAAAACCAATCTGCTGCTATGACTGTATACCATGTCCTGAAGGAGAGATCAGTAATATGACAG aTGCTCCAGATTGCATTCCATGCCCTAGTGAATTCTGGCCTAATTCAGACAACACGGCTTGTTTCCCAAAAGCTGTGGAGTTTCTCTCTTTTGATGAAGTATTGGGAATCATTCTAGAAATATTCTCCATCAGTGGAGCCTGTCTGGCCATCATTACAACAGTGATTTTCTTCCATCACAGAACAACTCCAATTGTCAGAGCCAACAACTCAGAGctgagcttcctgctgctcttctctCTGACTCTGTGTTTCTTATGTTCATTAACTTTCATTGGAGCCCCCTCTGAGTGGTCCTGCATGCTGCGGCACACAGCGTTTGGCATCACATTTGTTCTCTGTATCTCCTGTGTTCTTGGGAAAACTATAGTGGTTCTAATGGCCTTTAAAGCTACACTTCCTGGTAACAATGTCATGAAATGGTTCGGTCCTCTTCAACAAAGAATGACTGTAGtgtcttttacatttattcaagtTATAATATGTATCATTTGGTTGGTTGTGAGTCCTCCCTTCCCAGTAAAAAATCTGACCACCTACAAGGAGAAGATCATCCTGGAATGTGCGTTAGGCTCTGCTGTTGGTTTCTGGGCTGTGCTCGGCTACATCGGCCTGCTGgctgtgttttgctttgtgttagcTGTTCTAGCTCGGAAGCTACCTGATAATTTTAACGAAGCCAAGATGATAACCTTCAGCATGTTGATATTCTGTGCAGTCTGGATCACCTTCATCCCAGCTTATGTCAGCTCTCCTGGAAAATTTACTGTGGCTGTGGAGATATTTGCTATTCTGGCCTCCAGTTTTGGACTGATACTGTGTATATTTGCTCCAAAgtgtttcatcattttgtttCAACCAGAGAAGAACactaagaaatatttaatgaacaaaaattgA